The sequence below is a genomic window from Ipomoea triloba cultivar NCNSP0323 chromosome 10, ASM357664v1.
CCAAAAGCCATTGATCTGCTCTAAATGTTTATCTCCCCACCATTTCTCTTCTTCTGAGATATTGCTGTTCTCCATAATCGAGATTTTTGAAAACTCCATAATCGAGATTAATTGATGACTAATAATTCAAagctattttaatatttatagtgGTTTGGTTTGAAGAGATGAGAGATAAATTATCCTGAATCGACGACAACACATCATGTGATCCTTATCGTGTAGCGTAACTGCCATCCACCAAATTAAACTAAGCTACCTAACATctagttcttatatcgtggaccgcggtcccaaaatgacgtcgttttagtaagtgggagacggagtcccgtaattgacactacagttcattctAAAAGATACTGTCTTtttgatattattgaatgaaactgtagttatatcaaaatgtaactgtagttgtgttgaaatgtaactgcagggtatatgaaaagatactgaataacagtttcacatttgtgtttgatattatcgaatgaaactgtagttatatcaaaatgtaactgtagttgtgttgaaatgtaactgcagtgtatatgaacagatactgaataacagtttcacatttgtgtttttatattatcgaataaaactatagttatatcaaaatgtaactgcagttgtgttgaaaggtaactgtagttgtgttgaaatgttactgaagttgtgttgaaatgtaactgcagtatatatgaaaagaaagttaGTGGTGCGAATTCATTCGTCTgctttcattaatcaaaacgacgtcgttttgggaccgcggtccacaatgcattgtggaccacggtccacgatataatttgcgaccTAACATCACTGTCTCacattccttaaaaaaaaaaaaaaaacatcgcTGTCTCACATGCCATGGAACAGAGATATACCAATAATTGTGTAGATTTGACTTGATTTTGACAAAATTGTGGAGATTCAAAACCTTAGATAATTTTGCGAAAAAGCACTAATCTCATTACCTTCTTTTTAAAACTCTATTTGGAAAGAAAGTTATTGGACtagcttattttattttttttacggAAAGGTAATGGCATTGCCTTCTTTTCACTACTATTGCCTTCTTTCCGCTCTCAATTTTTAATaggaaatttttattatttcaaatttgtgttttaaaatttttattttattaaatattaattaataacataaaacTTTTAGAAAAAAGtaatcatataaaatattttaaaatttaaatagtcaGATTGGCTAAAGTGGTAGTCGACTCTAACGAATTGAAATAGTCAGGAATCCATACCTCTaagacgacgacgacgacaacaataacaataataatgccACAACCAAATTCCGTACAAATAAAAaacactaattattattattattgttattaattattattaacaaaataaatatcaataatgtcaaagatcttgtggtctagtggcatccggtttaTATTCCCACAtgaatgggagtgggttcgagctttaGTGGAGGCAACGACTTTGTGCTTTACAATAggtatattgtaacagagtcagtagcactcaaaaCGACGGGCTTTTGTGGGCCGGCCCATTAAGCCCGCATGCTAGGATTTTGCAAGTTTTATTGTGGACCatacatcaaaacgacgtcgttttgattaatgacaACAGACAGCTGAAATAGCCTCCATTCCGCGTCATttactttcagttcatatacactgcagttacattttaacacaactacagtttcattcgatattatacactcaaatatgcgaacctgttatttagtttcctttcaacacaactacagtttcttttataatacacggcagtttcctttcaacacaactgtactacaatatcatttcgatatgactactatttcattggacaatataaccccaaaaaagtgaaattgttattcagtttatacactaaattttttttttttttttataaataatgcCTGGCCCGCAACTCGCTTTGGCCACGGACcaagcccgttaggcccgcttCTTAACGGACCATAAATTTTATAACCCTAACCCGTCCCACTTTGGGGCCTAATCGTCATTGTGTGaaccatattatcaaataatgtacatttaatataaaaataatgtatttttagtatattaaaatgcacattgtattcagggaatatacattatttgtgtactgaatgtacatttaatatattaaaaatatactttttgttatggttcacacatcactatgtggaccatggtctacataataatttaccCTACAGGAGCGGGTGTAGGCCGGCCCGCGGGCTTCGGCCCACTTTGACTTACCCTACATAGGTCTAATGAGTTATATTTTTGCCATTTACATTAGGGTAAACGGATACGATGAGTCATATTTTGACTTTTACAAAcaattttatgaataaaaagGTTATAAGTTAATTGGGGTCTTCATGGGTAGCTCAGTTAATTTTTAGGTGACAAGTTACACTAAAAAACGTATATATGATCAAATCTTGATAGTCTCGGGATCATGACACCACTACaacaatttataattattgataaATCATTTGTTTATGTAAAAATGAATTCAACACCTAATTAATCAAGTGGGATTACAGTGCTTTGCAGGATTAGAATcgaatgaattgtattgaatgagaATCTCGGGGAGACTAGAATAGGGGAATCACATGAAACCTATAATACAGAATCATAATCTGAGAGCTCTTAGAGAGACTATAATAGGAAAATCACAGGAAGCCTATAATAAGAAGCTAAATCTGACATAAATAAATAGAGTCCTAATATGCATGCCATGAATTAATTTCCTCCATTTTATGCAACACAGTGGTTAACTACCAAGCTaccatcttcttcctccataaAGGTTGAAGCCTGCTGGCCGGAATCTTGGAATTTCTAGGGGAATAGTTTAGAAGTtgatgaagaagaaattaaagcatataATTAAAGATTTAGTAAAATCTAGGAATGCATAcataaatttacatatttaacaTTATTCTTACATAAGCGAACAGAGTTTAGTCGAGTGGACCCGAAAAGTAAGACAGACCGAGAAAAATTTGGACCATTTTGTggtttacacaaaaaaaaaaaaaaaaaaaaaaaaaaaaactaactaatTAAACACACTAAATCCCATAAATAAAACCAGATTTGTGAAATTTCTCCTCAGTAAGTGCATCTATACTTTTGATAGCCTCATCACTGAAGTAAGTTGTATGGTCACCCACCTTTCCTTgtctaaaaaaatgaattataagGAGTTGGAAACCAATCAGGACAATTCTCAGACTTATTCACCTCATGATTCTTCAAAACCTCAAAGCTACAACACTTAACTATCTCTTCCACTTCCTTATCCTCCTCGCTGCCCGCAAAAGAACAACCTAAAAACTCAACCAATCTTTTAACATGAGTTTTAGTATCATCTTTTAACTCTTCATAAGTAATAAAGAAGAATTTACTAGGATTCTTCAAACTAGCCATTCTGTACCCTAATACATGCTCGTAGTAAGGTCCGGATAGGACAGTCCCACGAAGAAATTTCTCCACGGCTTCTTCCAACTCCCACGGCGCTTCCTCGGCCATCTTCCACTTATTGGCGAAATGCCAGAGAGAATTTAAGGTGTCCTTTGGGTTCCTGGCAACATAAACCACACGACAGCCCGAGGATTCCAAGGTTTTGCCAAGCAGTTGGTAAGGAATATGTGTATGGAAAAGTCTAGTGGTATCCTCGGACGACAGTTGAGTTGATGATTCCGATGATTCTTGGTCTCCATAGACTTGAATTTCTAGGAAAGGGACGAGGTCGTGGGGGTTGTTGTGGACCAGAGAATCAAGAGAGGAGCGATTGATGATGGAGTAAAGAAGAGATTTGAGCCATGTGGTGCCGGTTTTAGGAAAGGAACTCAAGATTACGTCGCTGGGACGTGGGTTGAACTCGGCTAGCACTCGGTGAATTCTGGGGATAAAAAGAGGCATGAACCAGAAGCCATTGATCTGCTCTAAATGTTTATCTCCCCACCATTTCTCTTCTTCTGAGATTTTGCTGTTCTCCATATTGAGATTGATGACTAATAATACAAAGctattttactatttatagtggtttggTTTGAAAAAGAGAGATAAATTCTCCTGAATCGACGACAACACATCATCATGTGACCCTTATCGTGTAGCACAGCTGCCATCAACCCAATTAAACTAAGTTACCTAACATCAGTGCCTCACATGCTATCCTTATATCATAAATTTCAGTGTACACTGTAGATTATAATGTATATACATGTTTaatattttgagtttttttttttttaatattttgtgatataaaattttataatttaaaatgggtgtattcaattaaaactaatttggtggtattcaatttaattttaaagaatttttaaaaataccaCTATTTAGACTGTTCAAAAGTCTTTAAaagaattcaaatttttatagagtttttaaaagtctactggtatttaGGATGGAATTTAAGGGTGTGAAAATGTCCAGCAACACAAGGCCTCAATTTTAGAGagtctaatatttatttttgactgTGCTACTttagaattaaaaaagaatCCGCAATTAATCTTAAAACTCATTTTTTCTCCAAATCACTTCTCTCTCCTATAATTAGGATCTAATTAACTGAACATGGTAAAACAGTTATGTTTCCCCAAAGGCATAGATGATATCTCAAGCACTGAATCTGCAGATATAACTTGAAACCTGTACCATTCACCACAAATACGGCAATACCGCCTAAGAAATTTAATCTCCCCCCTAACAGATCGTTCTACTTGCATTCCAAATGATATTGGTTTTAAAGGTTGTGCTTATATTTTTGGTAGGAcctcatttatttacaagaatAATGccacaaaaatagaaaaatcggccattttaatattaaaaaagttattaactttcataaaCTCTATCAGAATACGATTTCtgtaagacttttttttttttcactgatataaatagttgaaatctaACCATTCAATCCTAAACTTTTCAACCTTCTCTACAATGGGATTACCGTGCCACCCCTTCTtagttcaatcattattgcatggaccactgtgtggaccaaaaataaaaagtacattatttttgtgctgaaggtacattatttttgtactgtaggtacattattttaaagtacattatttttgtactgaaggtacattatttgatatatactatagTTGGCACCCTTCTCCTTTTGAATCTAAAGCCCAAACCATGCAATTAATTCCTTAGCCCCAAGCTCAAAGTCCATGCTTAGCCCCATAATTATTTCCTCTTGGGCTCCCATTAGAATACTTTTTGTTAGTTTACACTAGACtaatattaaacatttaaacccCTAAAATCCTATCCAAATATAGCCTGAACAAAGTAAATCACGATTTGTACAAGCAACCTCTAAATCAATCCATGTCATTGATTTTGCGCACAAGAATCGATCTGATCTCCATGCTTTCGCCAACTTTCAATCATCAAATTTGCAATTATTATCTCACTATTTTCATTACATACTCACAATTccaattaattttcaaaactgGAACCTGCTTTACATcacattcaataataataataacaaattaacaataaaataataaataataaatataattaaaaaaaaaaaacaaaaaagccttgaaagtttgaaagccaagtgtaattaaaaaaaaaaagtaaaaaggaaagaaaaaacaCACATAATCTTGCAAGAGTAGGGatgacaaataaaaaaaaaacgttgtgtgacattttttgtaaataactcgaactttaaATGTaagtaacatgtgttaaaagtgtAAGTAACAGATGCaagtgtgcaagtaaaatcacttaaaagtgcaataACCATTTACACTTTATAGTGCAAATAACTTATGTGGCATTTTCACAATGATGCACTTAACGATAACGATTTGTGTGACTGATGATAACATTATACGtacttaatattgttgtttggtgtacattatattgctgcgcttttaacacattttacttgtatttAGGTGCACCctatgaaactgttatttgTACATCaaagtttaaattatttacaaaaatgccactgtaatttgtttaaatgtgtTTCTGATCACATTGATCTACCTAGATGGACGACTGCgatgtgtgtgcgtgtgtgtgtgtatatatatatatataatcgggTCCACTCTATAGATGGCGTATTCATGATGATACGTGTTATTTAATATCTTTATCCATCGTTTTAGGGATGGACACATTTCGGATTAAGCCCGAATTTTCACGAGTTCGACTCGAAAAAGTACATATCGGATCGGAGCAAAACAAGATCGGTTGATATTCTAGCTACAATGGGTGCCCATCAGTAATCAGAGTGGACGGCTTTCGACACAAGTTCCCTAAATTGCGAGGAGGTCTACCTCAATGACTTGACAGGTGCCACCTACGTCCATGGAGTAAGGGAGTGTAACTACCTGTTTTTATCTTCCTCTGAATTACACTCGTCCGTTTCTGATAAAAACAAAGGGAGTCCCAACTTCATAGGATTTAGTAATTTACAATCCATGCCTAAGCTACTCCAAAGCTATCACTTTATGTAATAAGCAAAACACAACacatttaaaaatcatttgttaCTTCCTCATCAATTAAATTAACGTATCACCTTGATTAATGTTGCTTGAAATTATGCTGGGAAGTTAGTGAAATAAAGCATATATACCAAAGTTTTTTTGATtggataaaataaattaaagtacacAAAAGGTGGAGACCTAATTTGTTGTCCTTAACTCCAATAGAAAGTACTAACTAAGCACTATCAAGATCAAATAAACTGTTCAGGTAAGCTCTACTAAATTGACATTAGAG
It includes:
- the LOC116031612 gene encoding cytosolic sulfotransferase 12-like gives rise to the protein MENSKISEEEKWWGDKHLEQINGFWFMPLFIPRIHRVLAEFNPRPSDVILSSFPKTGTTWLKSLLYSIINRSSLDSLVHNNPHDLVPFLEIQVYGDQESSESSTQLSSEDTTRLFHTHIPYQLLGKTLESSGCRVVYVARNPKDTLNSLWHFANKWKMAEEAPWELEEAVEKFLRGTVLSGPYYEHVLGYRMASLKNPSKFFFITYEELKDDTKTHVKRLVEFLGCSFAGSEEDKEVEEIVKCCSFEVLKNHEVNKSENCPDWFPTPYNSFF